The Lutzomyia longipalpis isolate SR_M1_2022 chromosome 2, ASM2433408v1 DNA window CTTTCCGGGCGTCTGCGAAGGCATCACGAGCGTTACCTCCACCTGTGGTATAACGCATCCAACAATAATTGAATTTGTCGTGGCTTTCTCCGCCATTATCCTCTTTGTGTCCAACGACAGGAAGGTGGAGAGCTCCGTGAGATCCTCAGCCAGCCGGAGGATGAAGAGGAATTGATAGTGATCAATTTGGAGACTAACTAAATTGGACACGTGGGCAATTACATGCAGATCTGCGGATTTCTCATCGCTGGATGAGTCTGCATTTTGGGATTTAAGTGTGGAGCTGTAGGTACTGTCGAAGGATTGTTGATTGTGGAATGGATTTGAAGCCATATTCGAGTGTTGCTGCGTGGAGTAGAAATCTTCCTGGATGTTTGGCATTAAGTACATCCCACCATCTGTTGAGGATTGCCTGAAATCACTAAAGGATTGACGCGATGCTTCCTTCTGCCCTTTTCGTGCATTCCTTGTTGAATCCGTCTCAAAAGGAAGGAATTTGGCATCTGCGTCGGACTTTCCATGAAGCCAGAGAGTCACAGGGACGGCATCCAGGAAGGGTATTGCCTTATTCACCCCAACTGATCGTGCTCCGTAGAATTCAATCCAAATTGGATCCAATTTTACACACCACACATCCCGTGGCTCCGTCCAGAGGGCATGACGCGAAAGAATTGACCCAGAGGCATTGGATTGCGGTGAACCCGCTTGGGAGGGAACACTGGGGGTCACATCACTCGCAGCCACGTGCGAAAGTATGCGATCAGTGACAATACACAAATCTCCCTCCTTGGAGGGGAATCCCGATGAAAAGACTAAACTCCCTTCCTGCAGGGAGTGCAGTGCTTGAGCCAGATCAGCCCTTGATGTTCCCATTTCCCGAATATTCGTCACAGACGTCcgtgaaatttgaatttgcattattttcgGACGATCCCGTTGCGATGGAACATCAATATTTGACTCAAAGACAACCCGTGGGAGGATTGCCTCCATCTTCACATCCATGTACATTAAGCTCGGCTCATTAGCCCCTCCGGGTGGTGATGCGGCATTCATTGAGTCCACAACGGACGTTCGCATGAGGCTATTGTGTAGATTGAGACCAAAAGAACTCAACCACAATAAACTGTCCACATCAAAGTGAATTTGTACTGGATTTATATGAACAAAAATCTTGGACGGAGGCActacaaaaatgcaaaaaattaccCCTTAAATTCTTGatcaaaaaagcttttcaatcaatttttcttacatgGAAACACAAAATCTCCCGGATAGTAGAAATAAGTGAATTCCGCATGAACGGCTGATAATTCCGTTGGGAAAGAGTAACGATCCTTATCACCTGGAATTACATTTTCCAACAACAAATTAATCCAATTTTCTCCCCCAAATCCCctcaaaaaaacataaaatacagaaaaaaaggaaaaaccatTCTACGGAAAAGctaatttcataaaatcagTGCAAAACCTGTtttaaatttcctcttttgttgtgctaatagaaaaataaaatgaaggacATCATTGAACGTGACTTCCAATGAATTCAACATTCTTCATTGTTATTTGTGAAAGGTAACTACAACAGGGAGCTTTACCTGATATAAATTCCTTTGGCATTTGCTTTTTTCCCGACGTCGTAACGCGATACAATGTAAAATCTTCTATACGGAGAATAACACACGCACTCATTAACTTGGATAAATTATCCAGAACTTGCTTCTTCACTGGAGAATCCTGCATTGAGGGGCTATCGCGACTTCCCGGTGCTGTACCATTGCCTTGAATGTTGGGTGTTCGCTCAAGGGGTGCATGACTCGGTGGGCGATTGGGTTGATAGAGATCCAACAATGATTCGCGAAATTGATTGAGTGATTGCTCCAGCCACAGAGCTGTTGGGGTTGATGCCTCTTTGTACCTGTGTTAGGAGCGTAAAAACGTGTTGGGATTCGTGAGATTCTCAAGTGATTGATTAGAATGGCTTTTGAGATTTCCCAGGAATTTTAGGAGTATAaacaaaacgattttttttattcaagaattgaagaaaagaaaaatcgggaagagatttcttaaaataaaatagaaataatcATTTCTAGATATTTATTTGAGGactgtgaaggaaaaaaataatttctgctCAGGAATCTCATGAGTATAAACAGGAAGATGAATTCCAGGGACTCCTGACCAAGGCATGAATTCTGTATGGGTGAAAAAGtttcgtgataaactcctgaaggatttagcactttaaaagaaaagaaaaaaaaaccgggaaaatcttacgggagtttatcacggattcattatttttcttggaggATCATGctgtgaagttttcctcactttttcactgcgaaaagccttcgggagtttatcacgagagtttttcactcgtAGAGAATTTCATAAACCTAATAAAAAACAACCAAggattcaaagaattttctaacaaaaattctccctaaataatattcttcaacattaattaaaatttgaaagcaaataaaatgattttgtatCAATTTACATTGTGAATTATTCTACACCCTGTATTTACTCAGCGAAAATTCTTCGAACGGATTTGGCAAACAAATATTTCCTCAAGAAATCTGTTTAATGTTTCTTATTCACCACACACAGAGAAGCCCCCGCTGAATCGtcattgataaataaaatgtggcggaaactcaatgaaaaattcacgcCAAAAACCATCGTAAAAGACATAATACAACAAAGGCCACCCAGAGAGCTATAAAACAGAGATTTTACTCACTTTGGCCAATGAATGCGACTCGCTTTTGCCAGATGGTAAGGGTAGTAGTCCACTTGGAAGCCTTGAACGGAAATCTGGAGTGCACCACCATCCCGGAGGTCCGGATGACACGATCTCCCATCACCTGGATCATCGCACAGATGCAAATCAATGCGCTGACTGAAGAAATGGTACGACGTCTCGCGCACATCGAAGAGATTGAAGGATTTCTGTGCTGTCGTCTGACTCCCAGCTGCATCTGGTTGACGCGATTGTTGGGCAATCTGTGCTTGATACTCAGGCAGCATTTCCAACTTCTTTTGCGCCTTTGTCTTCTGATTGGCATTCGTGGAGGTTTTTATGAGGCCCGACAGGGAATCAACAAAGTGAAGGGCAGCTTTGAGCTGAGAATCCGTAAGGACCCACAAGAGATCATCGAGGATGAGTACGAGGCGACAATTGAGGACATTGCAGTCACTCAGACGCTTCTTTATCGTTATCCTACAGCTGGCTTGATTCGTGAGTAGACGCAAAGGGGTGAGACTCTCATCCTGCGTCGAACTCGCCTCAATGCGCACCGTCTGCCATGAGAGCTCCTTGAAGATGAGCAACAAGCCACGCGTTGGGTCCTTGAGGCGTGTCACCCTCAAGTCCCCAAGCAGCCACTTTGGTGTCTTTGACTCAACACGTATCCTCGACATCTGCACCGATGCCGTAAATGCGGGACTCTTGAAACTCACATTCACCGTATTTACAATAATCGTAATGCCATCGATGACTTTGTGGATAAAGCTGCCGAATAAGCATGAAAAGGTGATACtctcagtaaaaaaaatatattttctccccAACCCATCCACCTGTCGCGCTTCTCACCTATATTTTCCTTGTGGGGCCGTTAAAGCTTGCAACCCAGGTGTAGGAGCACCCCCACCGCTTCGCCCAAATTCACACGTCTCAACGGAAATGTTCACCTCATCGAGACTCTGCATTATGATGaaatatagaagaaaagacacttgagaatttcttctttgccTCTTTTCTCATGCGGAATCCTTCGAAATGAAATTCCtcccccaaaaagaaaaattctccaagattctttctctttgt harbors:
- the LOC129790819 gene encoding bridge-like lipid transfer protein family member 3B isoform X1 — its product is MVSIIKNQLLKHLSRYTKNLSSDKINLSTFRGEGELSNLQLDENVLTELLELPSWLRLTSAWCNHVAFRIHWTKLKSVPITLSLDEVNISVETCEFGRSGGGAPTPGLQALTAPQGKYSFIHKVIDGITIIVNTVNVSFKSPAFTASVQMSRIRVESKTPKWLLGDLRVTRLKDPTRGLLLIFKELSWQTVRIEASSTQDESLTPLRLLTNQASCRITIKKRLSDCNVLNCRLVLILDDLLWVLTDSQLKAALHFVDSLSGLIKTSTNANQKTKAQKKLEMLPEYQAQIAQQSRQPDAAGSQTTAQKSFNLFDVRETSYHFFSQRIDLHLCDDPGDGRSCHPDLRDGGALQISVQGFQVDYYPYHLAKASRIHWPKYKEASTPTALWLEQSLNQFRESLLDLYQPNRPPSHAPLERTPNIQGNGTAPGSRDSPSMQDSPVKKQVLDNLSKLMSACVILRIEDFTLYRVTTSGKKQMPKEFISGDKDRYSFPTELSAVHAEFTYFYYPGDFVFPLPPSKIFVHINPVQIHFDVDSLLWLSSFGLNLHNSLMRTSVVDSMNAASPPGGANEPSLMYMDVKMEAILPRVVFESNIDVPSQRDRPKIMQIQISRTSVTNIREMGTSRADLAQALHSLQEGSLVFSSGFPSKEGDLCIVTDRILSHVAASDVTPSVPSQAGSPQSNASGSILSRHALWTEPRDVWCVKLDPIWIEFYGARSVGVNKAIPFLDAVPVTLWLHGKSDADAKFLPFETDSTRNARKGQKEASRQSFSDFRQSSTDGGMYLMPNIQEDFYSTQQHSNMASNPFHNQQSFDSTYSSTLKSQNADSSSDEKSADLHVIAHVSNLVSLQIDHYQFLFILRLAEDLTELSTFLSLDTKRIMAEKATTNSIIVGCVIPQVEVTLVMPSQTPGKESSGGDGESVVPDSASLGTNTAWPSLDHTKSMNPFGSVESPSPTGDPSQGLEGFHQSNPNTHGRYNVQIQSQPTSSQPVPPSPSAKTELLSSLKGGRNRNSVSDTSFTREINTGIMSIKKGFSTMMTSIDSALKVGTDDASDTFSIHSDLSSDSENYIMVEGTADCMDVMFRLNPFATDSNLKASPVEMASEVCEEQIGAYKTNISSPSEPSEASIWRRRDLVSMATFRLTTVEIIRQNQGSDSSLRLQVAAVSCDECGAIPWDELQTGHQTPKTKFGARCRAWNMAPYNPESPPCIQVRLEEELNAPEDLESGIKDKKSVLSWFSHKVDVLVKDLTMQMSMSTVIGLNDLCEDEVIPRPLPMDITVENVRLNLIEDRPPVNITSPGPIPINLAIGRMKIERDKSGIFYIQPESHGIQRDQNAPQGSRKERDREVISLQLVLQQLKMDNESLKKQLTSAEKASESHQIRAKQENEVLKTYLKAAQDDITTLLDEKRTLLDTVRSLQQQLTQAETNKNVGNR
- the LOC129790819 gene encoding bridge-like lipid transfer protein family member 3B isoform X4, whose translation is MVSIIKNQLLKHLSRYTKNLSSDKINLSTFRGEGELSNLQLDENVLTELLELPSWLRLTSAWCNHVAFRIHWTKLKSVPITLSLDEVNISVETCEFGRSGGGAPTPGLQALTAPQGKYSFIHKVIDGITIIVNTVNVSFKSPAFTASVQMSRIRVESKTPKWLLGDLRVTRLKDPTRGLLLIFKELSWQTVRIEASSTQDESLTPLRLLTNQASCRITIKKRLSDCNVLNCRLVLILDDLLWVLTDSQLKAALHFVDSLSGLIKTSTNANQKTKAQKKLEMLPEYQAQIAQQSRQPDAAGSQTTAQKSFNLFDVRETSYHFFSQRIDLHLCDDPGDGRSCHPDLRDGGALQISVQGFQVDYYPYHLAKASRIHWPKYKEASTPTALWLEQSLNQFRESLLDLYQPNRPPSHAPLERTPNIQGNGTAPGSRDSPSMQDSPVKKQVLDNLSKLMSACVILRIEDFTLYRVTTSGKKQMPKEFISGDKDRYSFPTELSAVHAEFTYFYYPGDFVFPLPPSKIFVHINPVQIHFDVDSLLWLSSFGLNLHNSLMRTSVVDSMNAASPPGGANEPSLMYMDVKMEAILPRVVFESNIDVPSQRDRPKIMQIQISRTSVTNIREMGTSRADLAQALHSLQEGSLVFSSGFPSKEGDLCIVTDRILSHVAASDVTPSVPSQAGSPQSNASGSILSRHALWTEPRDVWCVKLDPIWIEFYGARSVGVNKAIPFLDAVPVTLWLHGKSDADAKFLPFETDSTRNARKGQKEASRQSFSDFRQSSTDGGMYLMPNIQEDFYSTQQHSNMASNPFHNQQSFDSTYSSTLKSQNADSSSDEKSADLHVIAHVSNLVSLQIDHYQFLFILRLAEDLTELSTFLSLDTKRIMAEKATTNSIIVGCVIPQVEVTLVMPSQTPGKESSGGDGESVVPDSASLGTNTAWPSLDHTKSMNPFGSVESPSPTGDPSQGLEGFHQSNPNTHGYNVQIQSQPTSSQPVPPSPSAKTELLSSLKGGRNRNSVSDTSFTREINTGIMSIKKGFSTMMTSIDSALKVGTDDASDTFSIHSDLSSDSENYIMVEGTADCMDVMFRLNPFATDSNLKASPVEMASEVCEEQIGAYKTNISSPSEPSEASIWRRRDLVSMATFRLTTVEIIRQNQGSDSSLRLQVAAVSCDECGAIPWDELQTKFGARCRAWNMAPYNPESPPCIQVRLEEELNAPEDLESGIKDKKSVLSWFSHKVDVLVKDLTMQMSMSTVIGLNDLCEDEVIPRPLPMDITVENVRLNLIEDRPPVNITSPGPIPINLAIGRMKIERDKSGIFYIQPESHGIQRDQNAPQGSRKERDREVISLQLVLQQLKMDNESLKKQLTSAEKASESHQIRAKQENEVLKTYLKAAQDDITTLLDEKRTLLDTVRSLQQQLTQAETNKNVGNR
- the LOC129790819 gene encoding bridge-like lipid transfer protein family member 3B isoform X2; the protein is MVSIIKNQLLKHLSRYTKNLSSDKINLSTFRGEGELSNLQLDENVLTELLELPSWLRLTSAWCNHVAFRIHWTKLKSVPITLSLDEVNISVETCEFGRSGGGAPTPGLQALTAPQGKYSFIHKVIDGITIIVNTVNVSFKSPAFTASVQMSRIRVESKTPKWLLGDLRVTRLKDPTRGLLLIFKELSWQTVRIEASSTQDESLTPLRLLTNQASCRITIKKRLSDCNVLNCRLVLILDDLLWVLTDSQLKAALHFVDSLSGLIKTSTNANQKTKAQKKLEMLPEYQAQIAQQSRQPDAAGSQTTAQKSFNLFDVRETSYHFFSQRIDLHLCDDPGDGRSCHPDLRDGGALQISVQGFQVDYYPYHLAKASRIHWPKYKEASTPTALWLEQSLNQFRESLLDLYQPNRPPSHAPLERTPNIQGNGTAPGSRDSPSMQDSPVKKQVLDNLSKLMSACVILRIEDFTLYRVTTSGKKQMPKEFISGDKDRYSFPTELSAVHAEFTYFYYPGDFVFPLPPSKIFVHINPVQIHFDVDSLLWLSSFGLNLHNSLMRTSVVDSMNAASPPGGANEPSLMYMDVKMEAILPRVVFESNIDVPSQRDRPKIMQIQISRTSVTNIREMGTSRADLAQALHSLQEGSLVFSSGFPSKEGDLCIVTDRILSHVAASDVTPSVPSQAGSPQSNASGSILSRHALWTEPRDVWCVKLDPIWIEFYGARSVGVNKAIPFLDAVPVTLWLHGKSDADAKFLPFETDSTRNARKGQKEASRQSFSDFRQSSTDGGMYLMPNIQEDFYSTQQHSNMASNPFHNQQSFDSTYSSTLKSQNADSSSDEKSADLHVIAHVSNLVSLQIDHYQFLFILRLAEDLTELSTFLSLDTKRIMAEKATTNSIIVGCVIPQVEVTLVMPSQTPGKESSGGDGESVVPDSASLGTNTAWPSLDHTKSMNPFGSVESPSPTGDPSQGLEGFHQSNPNTHGYNVQIQSQPTSSQPVPPSPSAKTELLSSLKGGRNRNSVSDTSFTREINTGIMSIKKGFSTMMTSIDSALKVGTDDASDTFSIHSDLSSDSENYIMVEGTADCMDVMFRLNPFATDSNLKASPVEMASEVCEEQIGAYKTNISSPSEPSEASIWRRRDLVSMATFRLTTVEIIRQNQGSDSSLRLQVAAVSCDECGAIPWDELQTGHQTPKTKFGARCRAWNMAPYNPESPPCIQVRLEEELNAPEDLESGIKDKKSVLSWFSHKVDVLVKDLTMQMSMSTVIGLNDLCEDEVIPRPLPMDITVENVRLNLIEDRPPVNITSPGPIPINLAIGRMKIERDKSGIFYIQPESHGIQRDQNAPQGSRKERDREVISLQLVLQQLKMDNESLKKQLTSAEKASESHQIRAKQENEVLKTYLKAAQDDITTLLDEKRTLLDTVRSLQQQLTQAETNKNVGNR
- the LOC129790819 gene encoding bridge-like lipid transfer protein family member 3B isoform X3, with protein sequence MVSIIKNQLLKHLSRYTKNLSSDKINLSTFRGEGELSNLQLDENVLTELLELPSWLRLTSAWCNHVAFRIHWTKLKSVPITLSLDEVNISVETCEFGRSGGGAPTPGLQALTAPQGKYSFIHKVIDGITIIVNTVNVSFKSPAFTASVQMSRIRVESKTPKWLLGDLRVTRLKDPTRGLLLIFKELSWQTVRIEASSTQDESLTPLRLLTNQASCRITIKKRLSDCNVLNCRLVLILDDLLWVLTDSQLKAALHFVDSLSGLIKTSTNANQKTKAQKKLEMLPEYQAQIAQQSRQPDAAGSQTTAQKSFNLFDVRETSYHFFSQRIDLHLCDDPGDGRSCHPDLRDGGALQISVQGFQVDYYPYHLAKASRIHWPKYKEASTPTALWLEQSLNQFRESLLDLYQPNRPPSHAPLERTPNIQGNGTAPGSRDSPSMQDSPVKKQVLDNLSKLMSACVILRIEDFTLYRVTTSGKKQMPKEFISGDKDRYSFPTELSAVHAEFTYFYYPGDFVFPLPPSKIFVHINPVQIHFDVDSLLWLSSFGLNLHNSLMRTSVVDSMNAASPPGGANEPSLMYMDVKMEAILPRVVFESNIDVPSQRDRPKIMQIQISRTSVTNIREMGTSRADLAQALHSLQEGSLVFSSGFPSKEGDLCIVTDRILSHVAASDVTPSVPSQAGSPQSNASGSILSRHALWTEPRDVWCVKLDPIWIEFYGARSVGVNKAIPFLDAVPVTLWLHGKSDADAKFLPFETDSTRNARKGQKEASRQSFSDFRQSSTDGGMYLMPNIQEDFYSTQQHSNMASNPFHNQQSFDSTYSSTLKSQNADSSSDEKSADLHVIAHVSNLVSLQIDHYQFLFILRLAEDLTELSTFLSLDTKRIMAEKATTNSIIVGCVIPQVEVTLVMPSQTPGKESSGGDGESVVPDSASLGTNTAWPSLDHTKSMNPFGSVESPSPTGDPSQGLEGFHQSNPNTHGRYNVQIQSQPTSSQPVPPSPSAKTELLSSLKGGRNRNSVSDTSFTREINTGIMSIKKGFSTMMTSIDSALKVGTDDASDTFSIHSDLSSDSENYIMVEGTADCMDVMFRLNPFATDSNLKASPVEMASEVCEEQIGAYKTNISSPSEPSEASIWRRRDLVSMATFRLTTVEIIRQNQGSDSSLRLQVAAVSCDECGAIPWDELQTKFGARCRAWNMAPYNPESPPCIQVRLEEELNAPEDLESGIKDKKSVLSWFSHKVDVLVKDLTMQMSMSTVIGLNDLCEDEVIPRPLPMDITVENVRLNLIEDRPPVNITSPGPIPINLAIGRMKIERDKSGIFYIQPESHGIQRDQNAPQGSRKERDREVISLQLVLQQLKMDNESLKKQLTSAEKASESHQIRAKQENEVLKTYLKAAQDDITTLLDEKRTLLDTVRSLQQQLTQAETNKNVGNR